A window of the Penaeus monodon isolate SGIC_2016 chromosome 11, NSTDA_Pmon_1, whole genome shotgun sequence genome harbors these coding sequences:
- the LOC119578526 gene encoding uncharacterized protein LOC119578526 has translation MQAAHTPPLAMHPGIHKTYENLRNMFFWSNMLRDVRRFVEQCLNCQQSRGIQQRVPMAQAPLALYPLERVSMDILDLAQAPMRWALTILDQHSRFIQIVPLKDTTASRIHHAFLENWVTYFGPPRVIQTDNGRQFISQLFAEMSARIRVVKAALTAVVGDRPGDWHKHIPELRLALNSAIHRSTGEQPLYLLTGRHTYFPVGLTNGAIFADNDNLQELLKTARRAAVTASRDARGVYQRSYNRQARGTFIPDVGQLVWFKEMVPRPLGPKWQGPARVSKRFGPVSFEVQDLDSGKVLRAHLNHLRPYHPPEELSHADDEDGRPEIDDVLHEDPAVALLTTFVRHPLFTADVKEGVGETY, from the exons ATGCAAGCAGCTCACACCCCTCCACTGGCAATGCATCCTGGGATTCATAAGACCTATGAAAATCTTCGCAACATGTTTTTCTGGTCCAACATGCTGCGTGACGTTCGCCGTTTTGTGGAGCAGTGTTTGAATTGTCAGCAGTCCCGTGGTATTCAACAGCGTGTTCCAATGGCTCAGGCTCCTCTTGCACTTTACCCTTTGGAGAGGGTATCCATGGACATCTTGGATCTTGCTCAAGCACCAATGAGATGGGCTTTAACAATCCTCGACCAGCATTCCAGGTTTATCCAGATCGTCCCCCTTAAGGATACCACCGCATCACGCATACACCATGCTTTTCTAGAAAATTGGGTCACTTACTTTGGTCCACCTCGGGTCATTCAAACCGACAATGGCCGCCAGTTTATCTCCCAGTTGTTTGCCGAGATG AGCGCACGAATTCGGGTGGTGAAAGCTGCCCTGACTGCTGTTGTAGGAGACCGTCCTGGAGACTGGCACAAGCACATCCCCGAATTACGTCTTGCTCTGAACTCTGCAATCCATCGCTCAACTGGGGAGCAGCCCCTCTATCTTCTGACTGGGAGGCACACATACTTTCCAGTAGGACTGACAAATGGTGCCATATTTGCTGACAACGATAACCTACAGGAGCTCCTGAAGACAGCTCGCCGTGCAGCTGTGACAGCTTCCAGGGATGCCAGAGGGGTCTACCAGAGGTCCTACAACCGGCAAGCCCGAGGGACTTTCATTCCTGATGTCGGTCAACTGGTGTGGTTCAAAGAAATGGTCCCTCGTCCTCTTGGGCCAAAGTGGCAGGGCCCTGCTAGAGTCTCTAAACGATTTGGTCCTGTATCATTTGAAGTCCAAGACCTAGATTCTGGGAAAGTTCTCCGAGCACATCTTAATCACCTACGCCCATACCACCCACCAGAAGAGCTGTCGcatgctgatgatgaagatggcaGGCCCGAAATCGATGATGTCTTACATGAAGACCCTGCGGTAGCCCTTTTGACTACCTTTGTTCGACATCCACTTTTCACGGCTGACGTCAAAGAAGGAGTTGGTGAAACATACTAG